One Aphidius gifuensis isolate YNYX2018 linkage group LG5, ASM1490517v1, whole genome shotgun sequence genomic region harbors:
- the LOC122857835 gene encoding rho GTPase-activating protein 190 isoform X6: MARKSDNLKCMNIAVVGLSGTEKDKGQVGVGKSCFCNRFMRSLSDDYSVDHISVLSQSDFSGRVVNNDHFLYWGDVVKVAEDGTEYQFQVIEHTEFIDDASFQPFKGGKMEPYPKRCSSTKITSAEKLMYICKNQLGIEKEYEQKVLPDGKLNIDGYLCIFDVSIVPNRSIEKQVDFVSNILNNLIKTKKPIVLVTTKNDDANEQYVKEAEKLVMRKEYKNTISFVETSAHENINIDAAFLVLAQIIDKIKIRSKIVPFVEAAKARKELLDTSTESLQRLIKLHVTDYRALWSQSSKKLGQHKEFINFVELFGIDATQRLFRRHIKKLKDEQIAKKVQGYLELLPDILHDICPDIAAIINEEWSTVQQFIKQHPDFDQHFYECPEDISWVDYDFGENNTTKIPYEVLETPEAETVFKNHINALQQEQRRLEWKKQFKQLLEETGYVTPGKHLSEVRVLFMGRECFEALSPHDCQDIYDNHQKEIIERAKHNFQELLLEHADLFYHFKSIAPSGTITQDDIKEITDALLDDFRYKSLDRLDQDRKLMLFQHLGFVHCPIREHCPAFPNCMDSLIERILGTKAHRPSSWNHSSQWQLTSENNQLNLVILGCNDLGNEFAHEIKNQTDDDEVEIDCQLYTLGYRVIDGDVGLPHNSFTTSDFMPHGSFCIYANEDSFEYIRSSLEKTLLSNLEQEDRLPFQGLPIVIMFIPDMSIDELESMRLREEGQNLADSLQCPFIDVCFEDIEQDRRFPNSLVKDALQQLIQSINHRAGFLNIYQSVIECLEPDIRIIMCMFCGDPYSVENVLGPLLSHQCCFLSGEKSIVLETFLGESKRRVEVIISSFHGANAFRDELVHGFILVYSTKRKASLATLNAFSMNIPNLPIQIMAVTDTGGANAFFSSDLSHLLITEGNATADRLQAHFMTSTSSCQQKTAFYTPFFKEVWEKKPEIEQAFHMEEPGNLNDSGEGTLEYSALHPMPPPRHESYHLQTPDDGMSVTFRSGSESYEQLTPDGDLGDNGMHDHFNNHRATPSDDSDIYSQVDFHREDRERELLKGGDFANKLTGWVKDTFMHHQEAVSTYSHRSFTTGRRHIPQTKSRPKGNSQTLKQPGKINLKDFSNVTDAIARMNTGEKGEHGSKVMGHAPLATPELVDLEYAHPKDVVQNLYSSYDGEYTYALVQDSISNNKTKLRHRREKGQRSYSDSDSEWSSLERQRGVTDVLAKSIKKPATHKRIRKKRAAIPVATPKVPSLASMGGNDGIVGLNYSIKEDKNWRIDPTERDDESSLDVSSPREMNSPSFGILTKGKECEKLARKKDKQKAKEDEKLEKRRQKEEKLKKNAEKEKEREKKKQEKIKQTKGSGSSGGVTMLGQSHQSLIEDFAQSETNRIPLFLEKCINFIEDEGLDSEGIYRVPGNRAHVELLFQKFEEDGNVDIHLLDIPVNAVATALKDFFSKRLPPLIDKERMTELEDISGARGISKPMSATCMNMEDRSCRLLALRLMLSKLNPVNFDVLKFIFQHFVKVVENCKLNSMDSKNLAICWWPTLLRIEFNDLGRFEAMRPYLEDVVQTMIDQYPFLFCDKEAIVMV, encoded by the exons ATGGCACGTAAAAGTGATAATTTAAAGTGTATGAATATAGCAGTTGTTGGATTGTCTGGTACTGAAAAGGACAAAGGACAGGTTGGTGTTGGAAAATCATGTTTTTGCAACAGATTTATGAGATCACTCAGCGATGATTACAGTGTTGATCATATATCAGTATTATCCCAG TCGGATTTTAGTGGTCGTGTTGTTAACaatgatcattttttatacTGGGGTGATGTTGTTAAAGTTGCTGAAGATGGTACTGAATATCAATTTCAAGTTATTGAACATactgaatttattgatgatgcaTCATTTCAACCATTTAAAGGTGGTAAAATGGAGCCATATCCAAAACGTtgttcatcaacaaaaataacaagtgctgaaaaattaatgtatatatgtaaaaatcaACTTGGTATTGAAAAAGAATATGAACAAAAAGTATTACCAgatggtaaattaaatattgatggttatttatgtatatttgatGTAAGTATTGTACCAAATCgttcaattgaaaaacaagTTGATTTTGTATCaaatatacttaataatttaattaaaactaaaaaaccaattgtacttgttacaactaaaaatgatgatgCTAATGAACAATATGTTAAAGAAGCTGAAAAACTTGTTATGAGAAAAGAGtacaaaaatacaatatcATTTGTTGAAACATCAgcacatgaaaatattaatattgatgctGCATTTCTAGTCTTAGcacaaattattgataaaattaaaatacgtaGTAAAATTGTACCATTTGTTGAAGCAGCTAAAGCACGTAAAGAATTACTTGATACATCAACTGAATCATTACaaagattaattaaattacatgttACTGATTATCGTGCATTATGGTCACAATCATCTAAAAAACTTGGTCAAcataaagaatttattaattttgttgaattatttggtATTGATGCAACACAAAGATTATTTCGTcgtcatattaaaaaattaaaagatgaaCAAATTGCTAAAAAAGTACAAGGTTATTTGGAATTATTACCGGACATATTACATGACATTTGTCCAGATATTGCAGCTATTATAAATga agAATGGTCTACTGTCCAGCAATTTATCAAACAACATCCTGATTTTGATCAACATTTTTATGAATGTCCTGAAGATATTTCCTGGGTTGATTATGATTttggtgaaaataatacaactaaaATTCCATATGAAGTTTTAGAAACACCTGAGGCTGAAactgtttttaaaaatcatattaatgcACTTCAACAAGAGCAACGAAGACTAGA atgGAAAAAACAGTTTAAACAGCTTCTTGAAGAAACTGGATACGTAACACCTGGTAAACATTTATCAGAAGTTAGAGTTCTTTTTATGGGACGTGAGTGTTTTGAAGCATTATCACCACATGATTGTCAGgatatttatgataatcatCAGAAGGAAATAATTGAACGAGCCAAGcataattttcaa gaGTTGTTGCTAGAGCATGCTGACTTGTTTTACCATTTTAAGAGTATAGCACCATCAGGCACAATTACGCAAGATGACATTAAAGAAATAACTGATGCCTTACTCGATGATTTTAG ataCAAATCACTAGATAGACTTGATCAAGATCGTAAATTAATGCTATTTCAACATCTTGGTTTTGTTCATTGTCCAATACGTGAACATTGTCCAGCATTTCCAAATTGTATGGATTCACTTATTGAAAGAATACTTGGAACAAAAGCACACAG aCCCTCTTCATGGAATCACAGTAGCCAATGGCAATTAACAtctgaaaataatcaattaaatttggtTATACTTGGTTGTAATGATCTTGGAAATGAATTTGcacatgaaattaaaaatcaaacagatgatgatgaagttgAAATTGATTGTCAATTGTATACACTTGGCTACAGGGTCATTGATGGTGATGTTGGATTACCTCACAATTCATTCACAACATCGGATTTTATGCCACATG gatcattttgtatttatgcGAATGAGGATTCATTTGAGTATATACGTTCATCATTggaaaaaacattattatcaaatttagaaCAGGAAGATAGATTGCCATTTCAAGGTCTTCCAATAGTTATAATGTTTATTCCTGATATGAGTATTGATGAATTAGAATCAATGAGACTAAGAGAAGAAGGACAAAATCTTGCTGATAGTTTACAATGTCCATTTATTGATGTTTGTTTTGAAGATATTGAACAAGACAGACGTTTTCCAAATTCACTTGTAAAAGATGcattacaacaattaatacaaTCAATTAATCATCGTGctggatttttaaatatttatcaaagtgTCATTGAATGCTTGGAACCTGATATaag gATAATAATGTGTATGTTTTGTGGTGATCCATACTCTGTTGAAAATGTACTTGGTCCATTACTTAGTCATCagtgttgttttttaagtggtgaaaaatcaattgtacttgaaacatttttgGGTGAATCAAAAAGACGTGTTGAAGTTATTATATCAAGTTTTCATGGTGCAAATGCATTTCGTGATGAACTTGTACATGGTTTTATTCttgtttattcaacaaaaagaaaagCTTCATTAGCTACACTGAA TGCATTTTCCATGAATATACCAAATTTACCAATTCAAATAATGGCTGTTACTGATACTGGTGGTGCTAATGCATTTTTTAGTAGTGATTTAAGTCATTTGTTGATTACTGAAGGTAATGCAACTGCTGATAGATTACAAGCACATTTTATGACATCAACATCTAGTTGTCaacaaaaaa CTGCATTTTATAcgccattttttaaagaagtttGGGAAAAGAAACCAGAAATTGAACAAGCATTTCATATGGAAGAACCTGGTAATTTAAATGACAGCGGTGAAGGAACACTTGAGTATTCAGCACTTCATCCAATGCCACCACCACGACATGAAAGTTATCATCTTCAAACACCAGATGATGG CATGTCTGTTACTTTCAGAAGTGGCTCAGAATCTTATGAACAATTAACACCTGATGGTGATTTGGGTGATAATGGAATGCatgatcattttaataatcatcgtgCAACACCAAGTGATGACAGTGATATTTATAGTCAAGTTGATTTCCACCGAGAAGATAGAGAACGTGAGCTTTTAAAAGGTGGTgattttgcaaataaattaacag gTTGGGTAAAGGACACGTTCATGCATCATCAGGAGGCAGTGTCAACATATTCTCATCGTTCATTCACCACTGGACGACGTCATATACCACAGACAAAATCACGACCCAAGGGAAATAGTCAAACACTGAAGCAACCGGGAAAAATAAATCTCAAAGATTTTTCCAATGTGACTGATGCAATTGCACGAATGAATACAGGTGAAAAAGGTGAGCATGGTTCTAAAGTGATGGGACACGCGCCACTGGCAACACCAGAACTCGTTGATCTTGAATATGCTCATCCAAAAGATGTTGTACAAAATCTTTATTCATCTTATGATGGTGAATATACTTATGCACTTGTACAAGattcaatttcaaataacaaaacaaaattacgTCATCGACGAGAAAAAGGTCAACGAT CATACAGTGATTCGGATTCTGAATGGAGTTCTTTAGAAAGACAAAGAGGTGTTACTGATGTGTTAGCTAAATCCATAAAAAAACCAGCAACCCATAAACGAATACGTAAAAAACGTGCTGCAATACCAGTCGCAACACCAAAAGTACCATCTCTTGCAAGTATGGGTGGTAATGATGGAATTGTTGGCTTGAACTACAGCATCAAAGAGGATAAAAATTGGCGTATTGATCCAACTGAACGAG atGATGAATCAAGTCTTGATGTTTCATCTCCACGTGAAATGAATTCTCCAAGT TTTGGAATATTAACAAAGGGTAAAGAATGTGAAAAATTAGCAAGAAAAAAAGACAAACAAAAAGCAAaagaagatgaaaaattagaaaaacgacgacaaaaagaagaaaaattaaagaaaaatgctgaaaaagaaaaagaacgtgaaaaaaagaaacaagaaaaaattaaacaaactaAAGGAAGTGGTAGTAGTGGTGGTGTAACAATGTTGGGTCAATCACATCAATCATTAATTGAAGATTTTGCACAAAGTGAAACAAATAGAATTCcattatttttggaaaaatgtattaattttattgaagatGAAGGTCTTGATTCAGAAGGAATTTATAGGGTACCAGGAAACCGTGCtcatgttgaattattatttcaaaagttTGAAGAAG ATGGAAATGTTGATATTCATTTGCTTGACATTCCTGTCAATGCTGTGGCAACTGCACTAAAAGATTTCTTTTCAAAAAGATTACCACCTCTTATTGACAAAGAACGCATGACTGAACTCGAAGATATATCTg gTGCAAGAGGTATTAGTAAACCAATGTCTGCTACCTGTATGAATATGGAAG ATCGAAGTTGCAGATTACTTGCTCTCCGTTTGATGCTCAGTAAATTAAATCCAGTTAATTTTGATGttcttaaatttatctttcaaCATTTTGTCAA agTGGTTGAAAATTGCAAATTAAATAGCATGGATAGCAAAAACTTGGCAATATGTTGGTGGCCTACATTACTGCgaattgaatttaatgatcTTGGAAGATTTGAAGCAATGAGGCCCTATCTTGAAGATGTCGTTCAAACAATGATTGATCAgtatccatttttattttgtgacaAAGAAGCTATTGTCAtggtttaa
- the LOC122857835 gene encoding rho GTPase-activating protein 190 isoform X3, producing the protein MARKSDNLKCMNIAVVGLSGTEKDKGQVGVGKSCFCNRFMRSLSDDYSVDHISVLSQSDFSGRVVNNDHFLYWGDVVKVAEDGTEYQFQVIEHTEFIDDASFQPFKGGKMEPYPKRCSSTKITSAEKLMYICKNQLGIEKEYEQKVLPDGKLNIDGYLCIFDVSIVPNRSIEKQVDFVSNILNNLIKTKKPIVLVTTKNDDANEQYVKEAEKLVMRKEYKNTISFVETSAHENINIDAAFLVLAQIIDKIKIRSKIVPFVEAAKARKELLDTSTESLQRLIKLHVTDYRALWSQSSKKLGQHKEFINFVELFGIDATQRLFRRHIKKLKDEQIAKKVQGYLELLPDILHDICPDIAAIINEEWSTVQQFIKQHPDFDQHFYECPEDISWVDYDFGENNTTKIPYEVLETPEAETVFKNHINALQQEQRRLELPKRWKKQFKQLLEETGYVTPGKHLSEVRVLFMGRECFEALSPHDCQDIYDNHQKEIIERAKHNFQELLLEHADLFYHFKSIAPSGTITQDDIKEITDALLDDFRYKSLDRLDQDRKLMLFQHLGFVHCPIREHCPAFPNCMDSLIERILGTKAHRPSSWNHSSQWQLTSENNQLNLVILGCNDLGNEFAHEIKNQTDDDEVEIDCQLYTLGYRVIDGDVGLPHNSFTTSDFMPHGSFCIYANEDSFEYIRSSLEKTLLSNLEQEDRLPFQGLPIVIMFIPDMSIDELESMRLREEGQNLADSLQCPFIDVCFEDIEQDRRFPNSLVKDALQQLIQSINHRAGFLNIYQSVIECLEPDIRIIMCMFCGDPYSVENVLGPLLSHQCCFLSGEKSIVLETFLGESKRRVEVIISSFHGANAFRDELVHGFILVYSTKRKASLATLNAFSMNIPNLPIQIMAVTDTGGANAFFSSDLSHLLITEGNATADRLQAHFMTSTSSCQQKTAFYTPFFKEVWEKKPEIEQAFHMEEPGNLNDSGEGTLEYSALHPMPPPRHESYHLQTPDDGSGSESYEQLTPDGDLGDNGMHDHFNNHRATPSDDSDIYSQVDFHREDRERELLKGGDFANKLTGWVKDTFMHHQEAVSTYSHRSFTTGRRHIPQTKSRPKGNSQTLKQPGKINLKDFSNVTDAIARMNTGEKGEHGSKVMGHAPLATPELVDLEYAHPKDVVQNLYSSYDGEYTYALVQDSISNNKTKLRHRREKGQRSYSDSDSEWSSLERQRGVTDVLAKSIKKPATHKRIRKKRAAIPVATPKVPSLASMGGNDGIVGLNYSIKEDKNWRIDPTERVSSETPDSSESSEPEHGTRSRIKLNKHASVSVRKTYGNSAATLQHPFNLKHVTQDMFSVSYDESSLDVSSPREMNSPSFGILTKGKECEKLARKKDKQKAKEDEKLEKRRQKEEKLKKNAEKEKEREKKKQEKIKQTKGSGSSGGVTMLGQSHQSLIEDFAQSETNRIPLFLEKCINFIEDEGLDSEGIYRVPGNRAHVELLFQKFEEDGNVDIHLLDIPVNAVATALKDFFSKRLPPLIDKERMTELEDISGARGISKPMSATCMNMEDRSCRLLALRLMLSKLNPVNFDVLKFIFQHFVKVVENCKLNSMDSKNLAICWWPTLLRIEFNDLGRFEAMRPYLEDVVQTMIDQYPFLFCDKEAIVMV; encoded by the exons ATGGCACGTAAAAGTGATAATTTAAAGTGTATGAATATAGCAGTTGTTGGATTGTCTGGTACTGAAAAGGACAAAGGACAGGTTGGTGTTGGAAAATCATGTTTTTGCAACAGATTTATGAGATCACTCAGCGATGATTACAGTGTTGATCATATATCAGTATTATCCCAG TCGGATTTTAGTGGTCGTGTTGTTAACaatgatcattttttatacTGGGGTGATGTTGTTAAAGTTGCTGAAGATGGTACTGAATATCAATTTCAAGTTATTGAACATactgaatttattgatgatgcaTCATTTCAACCATTTAAAGGTGGTAAAATGGAGCCATATCCAAAACGTtgttcatcaacaaaaataacaagtgctgaaaaattaatgtatatatgtaaaaatcaACTTGGTATTGAAAAAGAATATGAACAAAAAGTATTACCAgatggtaaattaaatattgatggttatttatgtatatttgatGTAAGTATTGTACCAAATCgttcaattgaaaaacaagTTGATTTTGTATCaaatatacttaataatttaattaaaactaaaaaaccaattgtacttgttacaactaaaaatgatgatgCTAATGAACAATATGTTAAAGAAGCTGAAAAACTTGTTATGAGAAAAGAGtacaaaaatacaatatcATTTGTTGAAACATCAgcacatgaaaatattaatattgatgctGCATTTCTAGTCTTAGcacaaattattgataaaattaaaatacgtaGTAAAATTGTACCATTTGTTGAAGCAGCTAAAGCACGTAAAGAATTACTTGATACATCAACTGAATCATTACaaagattaattaaattacatgttACTGATTATCGTGCATTATGGTCACAATCATCTAAAAAACTTGGTCAAcataaagaatttattaattttgttgaattatttggtATTGATGCAACACAAAGATTATTTCGTcgtcatattaaaaaattaaaagatgaaCAAATTGCTAAAAAAGTACAAGGTTATTTGGAATTATTACCGGACATATTACATGACATTTGTCCAGATATTGCAGCTATTATAAATga agAATGGTCTACTGTCCAGCAATTTATCAAACAACATCCTGATTTTGATCAACATTTTTATGAATGTCCTGAAGATATTTCCTGGGTTGATTATGATTttggtgaaaataatacaactaaaATTCCATATGAAGTTTTAGAAACACCTGAGGCTGAAactgtttttaaaaatcatattaatgcACTTCAACAAGAGCAACGAAGACTAGA ACTTCCAAAaag atgGAAAAAACAGTTTAAACAGCTTCTTGAAGAAACTGGATACGTAACACCTGGTAAACATTTATCAGAAGTTAGAGTTCTTTTTATGGGACGTGAGTGTTTTGAAGCATTATCACCACATGATTGTCAGgatatttatgataatcatCAGAAGGAAATAATTGAACGAGCCAAGcataattttcaa gaGTTGTTGCTAGAGCATGCTGACTTGTTTTACCATTTTAAGAGTATAGCACCATCAGGCACAATTACGCAAGATGACATTAAAGAAATAACTGATGCCTTACTCGATGATTTTAG ataCAAATCACTAGATAGACTTGATCAAGATCGTAAATTAATGCTATTTCAACATCTTGGTTTTGTTCATTGTCCAATACGTGAACATTGTCCAGCATTTCCAAATTGTATGGATTCACTTATTGAAAGAATACTTGGAACAAAAGCACACAG aCCCTCTTCATGGAATCACAGTAGCCAATGGCAATTAACAtctgaaaataatcaattaaatttggtTATACTTGGTTGTAATGATCTTGGAAATGAATTTGcacatgaaattaaaaatcaaacagatgatgatgaagttgAAATTGATTGTCAATTGTATACACTTGGCTACAGGGTCATTGATGGTGATGTTGGATTACCTCACAATTCATTCACAACATCGGATTTTATGCCACATG gatcattttgtatttatgcGAATGAGGATTCATTTGAGTATATACGTTCATCATTggaaaaaacattattatcaaatttagaaCAGGAAGATAGATTGCCATTTCAAGGTCTTCCAATAGTTATAATGTTTATTCCTGATATGAGTATTGATGAATTAGAATCAATGAGACTAAGAGAAGAAGGACAAAATCTTGCTGATAGTTTACAATGTCCATTTATTGATGTTTGTTTTGAAGATATTGAACAAGACAGACGTTTTCCAAATTCACTTGTAAAAGATGcattacaacaattaatacaaTCAATTAATCATCGTGctggatttttaaatatttatcaaagtgTCATTGAATGCTTGGAACCTGATATaag gATAATAATGTGTATGTTTTGTGGTGATCCATACTCTGTTGAAAATGTACTTGGTCCATTACTTAGTCATCagtgttgttttttaagtggtgaaaaatcaattgtacttgaaacatttttgGGTGAATCAAAAAGACGTGTTGAAGTTATTATATCAAGTTTTCATGGTGCAAATGCATTTCGTGATGAACTTGTACATGGTTTTATTCttgtttattcaacaaaaagaaaagCTTCATTAGCTACACTGAA TGCATTTTCCATGAATATACCAAATTTACCAATTCAAATAATGGCTGTTACTGATACTGGTGGTGCTAATGCATTTTTTAGTAGTGATTTAAGTCATTTGTTGATTACTGAAGGTAATGCAACTGCTGATAGATTACAAGCACATTTTATGACATCAACATCTAGTTGTCaacaaaaaa CTGCATTTTATAcgccattttttaaagaagtttGGGAAAAGAAACCAGAAATTGAACAAGCATTTCATATGGAAGAACCTGGTAATTTAAATGACAGCGGTGAAGGAACACTTGAGTATTCAGCACTTCATCCAATGCCACCACCACGACATGAAAGTTATCATCTTCAAACACCAGATGATGG AAGTGGCTCAGAATCTTATGAACAATTAACACCTGATGGTGATTTGGGTGATAATGGAATGCatgatcattttaataatcatcgtgCAACACCAAGTGATGACAGTGATATTTATAGTCAAGTTGATTTCCACCGAGAAGATAGAGAACGTGAGCTTTTAAAAGGTGGTgattttgcaaataaattaacag gTTGGGTAAAGGACACGTTCATGCATCATCAGGAGGCAGTGTCAACATATTCTCATCGTTCATTCACCACTGGACGACGTCATATACCACAGACAAAATCACGACCCAAGGGAAATAGTCAAACACTGAAGCAACCGGGAAAAATAAATCTCAAAGATTTTTCCAATGTGACTGATGCAATTGCACGAATGAATACAGGTGAAAAAGGTGAGCATGGTTCTAAAGTGATGGGACACGCGCCACTGGCAACACCAGAACTCGTTGATCTTGAATATGCTCATCCAAAAGATGTTGTACAAAATCTTTATTCATCTTATGATGGTGAATATACTTATGCACTTGTACAAGattcaatttcaaataacaaaacaaaattacgTCATCGACGAGAAAAAGGTCAACGAT CATACAGTGATTCGGATTCTGAATGGAGTTCTTTAGAAAGACAAAGAGGTGTTACTGATGTGTTAGCTAAATCCATAAAAAAACCAGCAACCCATAAACGAATACGTAAAAAACGTGCTGCAATACCAGTCGCAACACCAAAAGTACCATCTCTTGCAAGTATGGGTGGTAATGATGGAATTGTTGGCTTGAACTACAGCATCAAAGAGGATAAAAATTGGCGTATTGATCCAACTGAACGAG tATCAAGTGAAACCCCGGATAGTTCTGAATCAAGTGAGCCTGAACATGGCACGAGATCAAGAATAAAACTGAATAAACACGCGTCGGTTAGTGTGAGAAAGACATATGGAAATTCAGCTGCAACCCTACAGCATCCATTCAACCTGAAACATGTCACCCAGGATATGTTCAGTGTGTCCT atGATGAATCAAGTCTTGATGTTTCATCTCCACGTGAAATGAATTCTCCAAGT TTTGGAATATTAACAAAGGGTAAAGAATGTGAAAAATTAGCAAGAAAAAAAGACAAACAAAAAGCAAaagaagatgaaaaattagaaaaacgacgacaaaaagaagaaaaattaaagaaaaatgctgaaaaagaaaaagaacgtgaaaaaaagaaacaagaaaaaattaaacaaactaAAGGAAGTGGTAGTAGTGGTGGTGTAACAATGTTGGGTCAATCACATCAATCATTAATTGAAGATTTTGCACAAAGTGAAACAAATAGAATTCcattatttttggaaaaatgtattaattttattgaagatGAAGGTCTTGATTCAGAAGGAATTTATAGGGTACCAGGAAACCGTGCtcatgttgaattattatttcaaaagttTGAAGAAG ATGGAAATGTTGATATTCATTTGCTTGACATTCCTGTCAATGCTGTGGCAACTGCACTAAAAGATTTCTTTTCAAAAAGATTACCACCTCTTATTGACAAAGAACGCATGACTGAACTCGAAGATATATCTg gTGCAAGAGGTATTAGTAAACCAATGTCTGCTACCTGTATGAATATGGAAG ATCGAAGTTGCAGATTACTTGCTCTCCGTTTGATGCTCAGTAAATTAAATCCAGTTAATTTTGATGttcttaaatttatctttcaaCATTTTGTCAA agTGGTTGAAAATTGCAAATTAAATAGCATGGATAGCAAAAACTTGGCAATATGTTGGTGGCCTACATTACTGCgaattgaatttaatgatcTTGGAAGATTTGAAGCAATGAGGCCCTATCTTGAAGATGTCGTTCAAACAATGATTGATCAgtatccatttttattttgtgacaAAGAAGCTATTGTCAtggtttaa